The proteins below are encoded in one region of Bremerella sp. P1:
- a CDS encoding DUF1559 family PulG-like putative transporter, which translates to MNEPNPFDSPQAYVTEPEPKKWWQITVAEMIVIVLIVIVLIGLLLPPANMGSNCSRRTLSANNLKNIGLALHNYHDTYGSLPPAVVTDAEGRPLYSWRVLLLPFLEEQALYDQFDLTQPWYSQTNRPLADQIPDLLQSPYLDVEKNPAKTSYLAVIDPENKQTVMLSQEGRSLDEVPCELGNVVVVVEQIDHPVIWTKPEDISPFELIDVSPIGQNDLCYYPALFADVSVKWLPRDDPQQLRACLTCQDTGQADETPAQE; encoded by the coding sequence ATGAATGAGCCTAATCCCTTTGATAGTCCTCAGGCGTATGTTACCGAGCCCGAGCCTAAGAAGTGGTGGCAAATTACGGTTGCTGAGATGATCGTCATCGTGCTAATCGTCATTGTATTGATCGGGCTTCTTTTGCCGCCGGCAAATATGGGCAGTAATTGTTCTCGTCGTACTTTGTCGGCGAACAATTTAAAGAATATCGGCCTCGCTCTGCACAATTACCACGACACCTATGGCAGCTTACCGCCAGCCGTGGTGACAGATGCGGAAGGCCGCCCGCTCTATTCATGGCGGGTATTGCTTCTCCCGTTTCTTGAGGAGCAAGCTCTCTACGACCAATTCGATCTTACTCAACCATGGTACAGTCAGACTAATCGCCCGCTGGCAGATCAGATTCCTGATCTGCTACAGAGCCCGTATCTGGATGTTGAAAAGAATCCGGCAAAGACCTCGTACCTGGCGGTGATCGACCCCGAAAACAAACAAACGGTCATGCTTTCCCAAGAAGGACGATCGCTGGACGAAGTACCTTGTGAACTGGGGAATGTGGTGGTCGTCGTCGAGCAGATTGACCATCCGGTGATTTGGACGAAACCGGAGGATATCAGTCCTTTTGAGTTGATCGACGTGTCTCCAATCGGCCAGAATGACCTTTGCTATTACCCGGCTCTGTTTGCCGATGTCTCGGTGAAGTGGTTGCCTCGAGATGATCCGCAGCAGCTGCGTGCATGTCTTACCTGCCAAGATACGGGCCAGGCCGACGAGACGCCCGCCCAGGAATAA
- a CDS encoding DUF1559 family PulG-like putative transporter, with protein MRTSRRGDAKVVIIIVVVVFGVMALICTGLAVAILLPAIGQARIAAQRMQSQNNLKQIGLALHNYHDTFGSFPPAYIPDENGKPMHSWRVLILPFVEANYIYDQYDFSQPWDSPANAQACAMMPFVYDDPALGTGDMGDRTTYVAISAPNSVLGTDTAKKLREITVGTSNAIMVIENSSKPVLWYQPDDISPQELMSQNFDDQYFGGIQGLMADGSVNFFPEASKQQVQAMTSADGS; from the coding sequence ATGCGAACTTCTCGTCGTGGCGATGCCAAAGTCGTCATTATCATCGTGGTGGTTGTTTTCGGGGTAATGGCCCTGATCTGTACCGGTCTTGCCGTGGCTATCTTATTGCCGGCGATCGGTCAGGCTCGGATCGCCGCTCAACGTATGCAGTCGCAAAACAACCTGAAGCAAATTGGCTTGGCCCTGCACAACTATCACGATACGTTCGGCTCGTTCCCTCCAGCTTACATTCCGGATGAAAACGGCAAGCCGATGCACTCGTGGCGGGTGCTGATCCTGCCGTTCGTGGAAGCGAACTACATCTACGATCAATACGACTTCTCGCAGCCGTGGGACAGCCCTGCCAATGCGCAGGCCTGTGCGATGATGCCGTTCGTCTACGACGACCCGGCATTGGGAACCGGAGACATGGGGGACCGCACCACGTATGTCGCCATCTCGGCGCCCAATTCAGTGTTGGGGACCGATACGGCCAAGAAGCTCCGAGAGATTACCGTGGGAACGTCCAATGCCATCATGGTCATCGAGAACTCTTCCAAGCCGGTGCTATGGTATCAGCCCGACGATATCTCTCCGCAGGAACTGATGTCGCAGAATTTCGACGATCAATACTTCGGTGGAATTCAAGGCCTGATGGCAGACGGCTCAGTGAATTTCTTCCCGGAAGCGAGCAAGCAGCAAGTGCAGGCGATGACGTCGGCAGATGGTAGTTAG
- a CDS encoding DEAD/DEAH box helicase: MTPSDPFPTIKFRGQLRPSQVQVRDVAQQQLSQGERQLHIVAPPGSGKTVVGLYLWAEMIKRPALVLSPNSAIQSQWAARTDLFETDRPMSMLVSTSPDEPKLLTSLTYQAVTLPRRGDDGLDHAAMSLWEDRLISKGQAQDPAEAKVWIRDLKKHNRDYYDERLSAYRKSVRDEAGLAGESFEMLHQSCLKTWQRLRDQGVGMLILDECHHLVGHWGRVLSDAMQYLDDPIVVGLTATPPDGDGKIPADFERYQEFLGPIDHDVPVPAVVRDGFLAPYQDLVYFVRPSEAELRFVAQADDHLDEILQEVTSKPSDDGDEEPVTVATPVEEPEVDETEGDELKLHHVGGTDAVYKDEDDPFADLISEVELEQETPAEIQPPVEVATVEEAPRVKALVPWLLQTLETRRHATSTFKTWSSFHRRDPEFADAARVFLQTRHVELPADVPPVVLEVPVEEVPQIPVIIPVLDRYVRHALRRSANAEDRALAEKVISGLRMLGVQITETGCQACASPVGRVLAYSSEKAKALVPVLAAEMAALGDTIRAVVVTDFEKTSATISEVEHLLSSEAGGAIAAFRVLVNDPHLDALDPILVTGSSVLVDDDLSEKFEAAAKEWLANAGYDATLTFDAEVGFHVVSGSGRDWCPRVYVEMITDLFQRGLTKCLVGTRGLLGEGWDANKINVLIDLTTVTTSMTVRQLRGRSFRLDPQVPEKLANNWDVVCLAPEFSKGLDDYARFIKKHQNIFGVTDDAVIEKGVGHVHPALTDLRPELLEGSVRDLNRDMLSRVTLRGETRDLWQIGTPYEGTPNHTLEMRIKGSPRESGGFPPFAGTKEPWSSESLVQAIGEAIARTMVELNLLKSPPEVVAKSRAGGYVRVLLEDASDADSRLFVTALHEALGPLNRPRYIIPRKLKFVRTNWLSRMLPKMLGQYFEKSEDKTVMVHAVPNALAKNKDTVEVYERYWNQYVSPGFPVFALRGEGEDLMREALKKGMSPEGDFHEKEVFR; this comes from the coding sequence ATGACGCCGAGCGATCCATTTCCCACGATTAAATTCCGCGGCCAGTTGCGTCCCTCGCAAGTTCAGGTCCGCGACGTCGCACAGCAGCAGCTATCGCAGGGTGAGCGGCAACTGCACATCGTTGCTCCACCAGGCTCAGGCAAAACGGTTGTCGGGCTCTATCTGTGGGCGGAAATGATCAAGCGGCCAGCACTCGTGCTCAGCCCGAACTCGGCCATTCAATCGCAGTGGGCAGCCAGAACCGACCTCTTCGAGACCGACCGGCCCATGTCGATGTTGGTCAGTACTTCACCGGACGAACCGAAGCTACTCACCTCGCTCACCTACCAAGCGGTCACACTGCCACGCCGCGGCGACGATGGGCTCGATCACGCGGCCATGTCGCTGTGGGAAGATCGCCTGATCTCGAAAGGCCAGGCCCAGGATCCGGCCGAAGCAAAGGTCTGGATTCGTGATCTGAAGAAGCACAACCGCGACTACTACGACGAACGCCTGTCGGCCTATCGAAAAAGCGTACGCGACGAAGCAGGCCTGGCCGGCGAATCGTTCGAGATGCTGCATCAGTCTTGCTTGAAGACCTGGCAGCGGCTGCGTGACCAAGGCGTGGGCATGCTCATCCTCGACGAATGTCATCACCTGGTAGGGCATTGGGGCCGGGTGTTGTCCGACGCCATGCAATACTTGGACGACCCGATCGTTGTGGGGCTGACGGCGACACCGCCTGACGGTGACGGGAAGATACCGGCCGACTTCGAGCGTTACCAAGAGTTTCTCGGGCCAATCGATCATGATGTGCCGGTGCCGGCGGTCGTGCGAGACGGCTTCCTTGCCCCGTACCAGGACCTGGTCTACTTCGTCCGTCCATCAGAAGCTGAACTCCGCTTTGTCGCCCAGGCTGACGATCACCTGGACGAGATACTTCAGGAGGTAACCAGCAAACCGTCGGACGACGGAGACGAAGAACCAGTCACAGTAGCGACGCCCGTCGAAGAACCAGAAGTCGATGAGACAGAAGGGGACGAACTCAAGCTACACCATGTGGGTGGAACCGACGCGGTTTACAAGGACGAGGATGATCCCTTCGCCGATTTGATCTCGGAAGTGGAGCTCGAACAGGAAACGCCTGCCGAAATACAGCCGCCGGTAGAGGTGGCGACCGTCGAAGAGGCGCCCCGCGTCAAAGCGCTCGTTCCTTGGCTATTGCAAACGCTGGAAACACGCCGACACGCGACCAGCACGTTCAAGACATGGTCTTCCTTTCATCGTCGCGATCCCGAATTTGCGGACGCGGCCCGCGTGTTTCTGCAGACGCGTCATGTCGAGTTGCCTGCGGATGTCCCGCCGGTGGTTCTGGAAGTACCGGTCGAGGAAGTGCCGCAAATCCCGGTGATTATCCCCGTCCTTGATCGTTACGTGCGGCACGCTTTGCGGCGTTCGGCCAACGCAGAGGATCGTGCTTTGGCCGAGAAGGTGATCTCTGGCCTACGGATGTTAGGCGTGCAGATCACGGAGACCGGTTGCCAGGCGTGTGCTTCGCCGGTCGGACGCGTGCTGGCCTATTCCAGCGAGAAAGCGAAGGCCCTGGTCCCGGTTCTCGCGGCCGAGATGGCGGCACTCGGGGATACCATTCGTGCAGTCGTCGTAACCGACTTCGAGAAAACATCCGCTACGATATCCGAGGTCGAACATCTGCTCAGCAGTGAGGCCGGCGGCGCGATCGCGGCCTTTCGAGTGTTGGTCAATGATCCGCACTTGGATGCACTCGATCCGATTTTGGTCACCGGGTCGAGCGTGCTGGTGGATGACGACCTGTCAGAAAAGTTTGAGGCCGCGGCGAAAGAGTGGCTGGCCAATGCTGGCTACGATGCGACGTTGACCTTTGATGCCGAGGTTGGTTTTCATGTCGTATCAGGCAGCGGTCGTGATTGGTGTCCCCGCGTCTATGTTGAAATGATCACGGATCTGTTTCAGCGTGGTCTGACAAAATGCCTCGTTGGCACGCGAGGTCTTTTGGGGGAAGGCTGGGACGCGAACAAGATCAACGTTCTGATCGATCTGACGACGGTCACGACGAGTATGACCGTGCGGCAACTTCGCGGGCGATCGTTTCGGCTCGATCCTCAGGTACCGGAGAAGCTGGCCAACAACTGGGATGTGGTTTGCCTGGCACCGGAATTCAGCAAGGGACTGGATGACTATGCCCGCTTTATCAAGAAGCATCAAAACATCTTTGGCGTGACCGACGATGCGGTGATCGAGAAAGGGGTTGGGCACGTCCACCCTGCCCTGACCGATCTCCGTCCGGAACTCTTGGAAGGTTCGGTCCGCGATTTGAATCGCGACATGCTTTCTCGGGTGACGTTACGAGGCGAGACCCGCGATCTATGGCAGATCGGGACTCCCTACGAAGGGACTCCGAATCACACGCTGGAAATGCGGATCAAAGGTTCACCGCGCGAGAGCGGAGGCTTTCCACCATTTGCCGGAACCAAAGAGCCCTGGTCGAGCGAATCTCTTGTGCAGGCAATCGGAGAAGCGATTGCCCGCACAATGGTGGAGTTGAACTTGCTGAAGTCGCCGCCGGAAGTCGTGGCGAAATCTCGAGCCGGTGGCTACGTGCGTGTTCTGCTGGAAGATGCCAGTGACGCCGATAGCCGTCTTTTCGTAACAGCTCTGCATGAAGCGCTCGGTCCGCTAAACCGGCCCCGCTATATTATTCCACGTAAGCTCAAGTTCGTACGAACCAACTGGCTGTCACGTATGTTGCCGAAGATGCTCGGCCAATATTTCGAGAAGAGCGAAGACAAGACCGTCATGGTGCATGCCGTACCCAACGCCCTGGCGAAAAACAAAGACACGGTCGAAGTCTACGAACGCTATTGGAACCAGTACGTGAGCCCCGGCTTTCCGGTGTTTGCCCTGCGTGGTGAAGGAGAGGATCTAATGCGGGAAGCGCTCAAGAAAGGGATGAGCCCTGAAGGCGATTTCCACGAAAAGGAAGTCTTCCGCTAA